In Trichoplusia ni isolate ovarian cell line Hi5 chromosome 7, tn1, whole genome shotgun sequence, a single genomic region encodes these proteins:
- the LOC113496101 gene encoding NPC intracellular cholesterol transporter 1 homolog 1b-like produces MKFLAVFLLCLTMWSGAAAKCVMYGDCYNVNGFDKPCPVDKDPVQLISGIEDEEEAKEIVRIFKNRCPTLAQDEEGNDLPDDQIHTCCAPHQIIKMSESLTLAEGVLGRCPTCFRNFARQICEMNCAMDQSRFLEIVQIENGTDDIQYINEINYRVHSDFMLGAHASCSGVIVPQTGLPAINIMCGNAVVCDADAWFGFTGDTSTNPLAPVQVNFLRLNSTEDTMNKRALPCNETFGEDLPCSCMDCGAVCPIGTEPVVLDICTVLSVHCIGFSVGVVFFVITTLIFIFLAFKDRRASLVNETKESKEGKSDVNKLTILFQKIFGKIGGFSASHPVLVIMVTTWIGFSMFFGFISLNLTANPLELWSAPDSRSRHELEYFNSRFGPFYRAAQVFLTFDLEPFEVNNVTYGPAFRIEALEELVRLEDAIIDIGRDNGGVVLEDVCYAPLTVRGQKTTLDQCVTMSATVYLGNSKYDINNATYLNTIQNCLNNHYGFNCLASWGGGSEPEITFGGYEGTDILSATTLLINLPISNHLLEEDLQPVLEWEAKFLELLEHYNENLKPDYVAVSYGAERSIEDEIQRVSVAEAVPIAISYVLMFIYVVLALGNVRSFKTWFIDSKFTVAVCSIVVVILAIYCSMGIMGYANITLTLLAINVIPFFILSIGIDNVFLMINTLHDIKSNLKSLEGFIENLSTDKKTKMVFEEMMRRVGPSMFVSSVTQITCFAVGSLTNFPAVVTFAVFASISLGYLFVFQVTTIVAILAIDYKRAAQNRFDILCCIRKKILDDENPLHSETSYKGITQRLMEPYSKFLLNWRVKIIVAILFMAMVSISVMFIPLLDIGLDQEYALPTDSYVYTYLQSVNTLMKIGPPVYFVLKSGLNFSDPVHQNVICGGQLCSDDSLTTQIFLASQHSEITYIASSSNSWLDDFIDWSNLYGGCCKYNTTNNGFCQSTDNSPECSYCVIEKSDFANGQLRPNKESFQRYIPFFLQDAPTDICNKGGLASYSASVNYELNADGLASVQDTNFMAYHTSLVTSKDYITAIKYGYEISHDIMAAIKKYTGLDIEVFPYSVFYVYFEQYLTMWGDTFATISYSFIGAMVLNLLASGFNLLTTFAVMFTAILVVLNMMGIMYIWSIPLNAVSCVNLIVSIGIAVEFCSHIAYAYSTSKLQGRDRVADAIQTVGATVITGITFTNIPIIVLAFSYTQLIEVFFFRMFFSLVVLGFIHGMIFFPVLLCYLDSIFKK; encoded by the coding sequence ATGAAGTTCCTTGCTGTTTTTCTATTATGTCTGACTATGTGGAGTGGTGCAGCGGCAAAATGCGTAATGTATGGTGATTGCTACAATGTGAACGGCTTTGATAAACCCTGTCCTGTCGACAAAGACCCAGTGCAATTGATCTCAGGAATAGAAGATGAAGAAGAGGCAAAAGAAATTGTCAGGATATTCAAAAACAGATGCCCAACTCTTGCTCAAGATGAGGAAGGGAATGATTTGCCAGATGACCAGATACATACATGTTGCGCACCTCATCAAATAATCAAGATGTCAGAAAGTTTAACACTTGCCGAGGGAGTTCTTGGACGTTGTCCAACATGTTTCAGAAATTTCGCGAGACAGATCTGCGAAATGAACTGTGCAATGGATCAGTCACGGTTCCTGGAGATTGTACAGATAGAAAATGGCACTGATGACATCCAGTACATTAATGAGATAAATTACAGAGTTCACAGTGATTTCATGTTAGGAGCCCATGCGTCATGTTCCGGCGTAATTGTGCCTCAGACTGGGTTGCCAGCCATAAACATTATGTGTGGGAATGCAGTAGTTTGTGATGCAGATGCTTGGTTTGGATTTACTGGTGATACGAGTACTAATCCTTTGGCTCCAGTGCAAGTTAATTTTTTGCGGTTAAATTCTACAGAAGATACCATGAATAAGCGTGCTTTGCCGTGTAATGAAACTTTTGGCGAAGACCTACCCTGTAGTTGTATGGATTGTGGGGCTGTGTGCCCGATAGGAACTGAACCAGTTGTCCTTGATATTTGTACAGTTTTGTCCGTTCATTGTATTGGATTCTCTGTAGGAGTAGTATTTTTCGTAATaactactttaatatttatattcttagcTTTTAAGGACAGACGTGCATCACTTGTAAATGAAACTAAGGAATCGAAAGAAGGTAAATCAGACGTCAACAAATTGACTAttttgttccaaaaaatatttgggaAAATAGGAGGATTTTCTGCTAGTCACCCCGTGTTAGTAATTATGGTTACTACTTGGATCGGTTTCTCAATGTTCTTTGGCTTTATAAGCCTTAATTTAACAGCAAATCCTTTAGAACTTTGGTCTGCCCCAGATTCTCGAAGTCGCCATGAACTTGAATATTTCAACAGTCGATTTGGACCGTTTTACCGCGCTGCACAAGTTTTCTTAACATTCGATCTGGAACCATTTGAAGTTAATAACGTTACCTATGGACCTGCATTCAGGATAGAGGCACTAGAAGAGCTAGTTAGACTAGAAGATGCTATAATTGATATAGGTCGAGATAATGGCGGTGTAGTTTTAGAAGACGTGTGTTATGCTCCCCTTACAGTTCGAGGTCAAAAGACAACTCTCGACCAATGTGTTACTATGTCTGCAACTGTTTATCTAGGTAATAGCAAATATGACATTAATAATGCCACTTATCTTAATACCATTCAGAACTGCTTGAACAATCACTACGGTTTTAATTGCTTAGCATCATGGGGTGGTGGGTCTGAACCTGAAATAACATTCGGAGGTTATGAAGGCACCGACATTCTCAGTGCCACTACCTTACTCATTAACTTACCAATTTCGAATCATCTTCTAGAAGAAGATTTGCAACCTGTTCTAGAATGGGAAGCAAAATTTCTCGAGCTGTTAGAGCACTATAACGAAAACCTAAAACCTGACTATGTGGCCGTTTCATATGGTGCAGAAAGATCTATTGAAGACGAAATTCAAAGAGTTTCTGTTGCAGAAGCCGTCCCTATCGCAATCAGTTATGTTCTGATGTTTATATATGTTGTACTTGCCTTAGGTAACGTTAGGTCTTTTAAAACTTGGTTCATTGACAGTAAGTTTACGGTTGCCGTGTGTAGTATAGTTGTGGTTATTTTAGCGATATACTGTTCGATGGGTATAATGGGGTATGCTAATATTACGCTTACACTACTTGCTATCAATGTCAtaccatttttcattttatcaataGGTATTGATAACGTTTTTCTTATGATTAATACTTTACATGACatcaaaagtaatttgaaaTCGTTAGaaggttttattgaaaacttaagtactgataagaaaacaaaaatggtaTTTGAGGAAATGATGCGCAGGGTCGGTCCATCAATGTTTGTTTCTTCTGTAACACAAATAACTTGTTTCGCTGTCGGCAGCTTGACTAACTTCCCAGCTGTTGTGACATTTGCGGTATTCGCATCTATTTCACTGggttatttattcgtttttcaaGTGACCACAATTGTTGCTATACTTGCCATTGATTACAAACGAGCAGCTCAGAATAGATTTGACATTCTGTGTTGTATTCGAAAGAAAATACTGGATGATGAAAACCCGTTGCATTCTGAGACTTCCTACAAAGGTATCACTCAAAGATTAATGGAACCGTATTCAAAATTCCTTCTTAATTGGCGTGTGAAAATCATAGTAGCGATTTTATTTATGGCAATGGTATCTATTAGCGTCATGTTCATTCCCTTACTTGATATTGGATTAGACCAAGAATACGCGTTACCTACAGATTCCTACGTATATACCTACCTTCAGTCAGTTAATACTTTGATGAAAATAGGGCCACCGGTGTATTTTGTTCTCAAGAGTGGATTAAACTTTTCTGATCCGGttcatcaaaatgtaatttgtggTGGACAACTTTGTAGCGATGACTCGTTGAccactcaaatatttttggcaTCTCAACACAGCGAGATAACGTACATAGCTTCGAGTTCGAATTCGTGGTTAGATGATTTCATTGATTGGAGTAATTTATACGGCGGTTGTTGTAAATATAACACTACAAACAATGGATTCTGCCAAAGTACAGACAACTCACCTGAGTGTTCGTATTGTGTCATTGAAAAGTCAGATTTCGCAAATGGCCAACTGCGACCAAACAAGGAATCTTTCCAAAGATACATTCCATTCTTTTTGCAGGATGCGCCCACTGATATTTGTAATAAAGGAGGCTTAGCCAGTTATTCAGCCTCTGTTAATTATGAACTTAACGCAGATGGCCTTGCTTCCGTCCAGGACACTAACTTCATGGCTTACCATACCTCCTTGGTTACTTCGAAAGATTACATAACTGCTATTAAATATGGTTATGAGATCAGTCATGACATAATGGCTGCAATTAAAAAGTACACAGGCTTAGATATCGAAGTATTTCCGTATTCTGTTTTCTATGTTTATTTCGAGCAATATTTGACGATGTGGGGAGATACTTTCGCGACTATATCATACAGTTTTATTGGTGCCATGGTACTCAATCTATTGGCGTCTGGTTTTAATCTACTAACAACTTTTGCAGTAATGTTTACTGCAATTCTTGTCGTGCTAAACATGATGGGCATCATGTACATTTGGAGTATTCCTCTTAATGCCGTATCTTGTGTCAATTTGATTGTATCCATTGGTATAGCTGTTGAATTCTGCAGCCACATTGCTTATGCTTATAGCACAAGTAAGCTCCAGGGGAGAGATAGAGTAGCGGATGCCATCCAAACAGTAGGAGCTACAGTCATCACCGGTATCACGTTCACGAATATTCCGATTATCGTATTAGCATTTTCTTACACGCAGCTGATAgaagtatttttctttagaatGTTTTTCAGTTTGGTCGTACTTGGTTTCATACATGGAATGATATTCTTCCCAGTTTTGTTGTGCTATTTGGAtagcatatttaaaaagtaa
- the LOC113496129 gene encoding helix-loop-helix protein 1 yields MKSWLETASSMEDGSLSCMLAEPREALLPITGRENLAPRKRDRTLEPCAISEEAYLSSGAGSPCAGLSREERRRRRRATLKYRTAHATRERIRVEAFNAAFAALRRLLPTLPPDKKLSKIEILRLAICYIAYLNHVLDA; encoded by the exons ATGAAGAGTTGGTTGGAGACAGCTAGTAGCATGGAGGATGGCTCCCTGTCGTGTATGCTGGCAGAGCCCCGGGAGGCCCTACTGCCCATCACCGGCAGAGAAAACCTGGCGCCAAGGAAAAG aGACCGAACCTTAGAGCCCTGCGCGATATCCGAAGAGGCATACTTATCAAGTGGAGCTGGTTCTCCTTGCGCAGGACTGTCCCGCGAAGAACGACGCAGAAGACGTAGGGCTACCCTAAAGTACAGAACAGCACACGCCACCCGGGAGAGGATCCGTGTCGAAGCATTCAATGCGGCCTTCGCAGCCCTACGCCGTCTCCTACCAACATTACCCCCGGACAAAAAGCTGTCCAAAATTGAAATCCTCCGTCTAGCTATCTGCTATATCGCTTATCTAAACCACGTTTTAGATGCTTAA
- the LOC113495939 gene encoding NPC intracellular cholesterol transporter 1 homolog 1b-like translates to MKFVTAFVLFLSLWSGATARCRMYGECYNVDGLDKPCPADIEPVQLISGIEDEEEAKEIVSILKNRCPSFVQDEEGNDLPDDQIYTCCSPDQIIKLSEGLTFAEGVLGRCPTCLRNFARQVCEMTCAVDQSRFMDVYTLKGTNDIEYVNEIDYRVHSDFMLGAHASCAGVIVPQSGLPAINLMCGNAVVCDADAWFGFIGDADANYMTPLQINFLRKNSTEDTMNKRALPCNETFDEDLPCSCVDCGAVCPIGTEPVVLDICTVLSVHCIGFSVGVVFFVITTIIFIFLAFKDRRSSLINKSKESKEGKPDVNKLTLMFQKIFGTIGRISASHPVIVIMVTTWIGFSMFFGLLSLNLTANPLELWSAPDSRSRHELEYFNSRFGPFYRAAQVFLTFDLDPFEVNNVTYGPAFRLEALEELVRLEKAIIDIGRDNGGVVLEDVCYAPLTVRGQKTTLDQCAIMSATVYLGNDQYDINNATYLGIIQNCINNHYALNCLASWGGGSIPELTFGGYDGNEILSATTLVINIPITNYLLAEDLQPVLEWEAKFLELLEHYNENLKPDYVVVSYGTERSIEDEIQRVSVAEAVPIAISYVLMFIYVVLALGNVRSFKTWFIDSKFTVAVCSVVVVILAIFCSMGTMGYANVTLTLLAINVIPFFILSIGIDNVFLMINTLHDIKSNLKSLEGFNENLSTDKKTKMVFEEMMRRVGPSMFVSSVTQITCFAVGSLTNFPAVVTFAIFASISLGYLFVFQVTTVVAILAIDYKRAAQNRFDILCCIRKKILDDESPLHSETSYKGITQRLMEPYSKFLLNWRVKIIVAILFMAMVSISVMLIPQLEIGLDQEYSLPRDSYVYTYLQSVNSLLKLGPPVFFVLKSGLNFSDPVHQNVICGGQLCSDDSLTTQIFLASQHSEITYIASSSNSWLDDFIDWSNLYGGCCKYNTTNNGFCQSTDNSTECSYCVIEKSDYANGQLRPNKESFQRYIPFFLQDAPTVDCNKGGLASYSASVNYELNADGLASVQDTNFMAYHTSLATSKDYITAIKYAYEISDNITSAIKLHTGLDVEVFPYSVFFVYFEQYLTMWGDTFTTISYSFIGALVLNLLASGFNLLTTFAVMFTAILVVLNMMGIMYIWSIPLNAVSCVNLIVSIGIAVEFCSHIAYAYSTSRLQGRDRVADAIQSVGATVITGITFTNIPIIVLAFSYTQLIEVFFFRMFFSLVILGFLHGMVFFPVFLCYLDSTFKQ, encoded by the coding sequence ATGAAGTTTGTGACTGCGTTCGTATTATTTCTTAGTTTGTGGAGCGGTGCAACGGCTAGATGCCGTATGTATGGAGAATGCTATAATGTGGACGGATTGGATAAGCCATGTCCAGCAGACATAGAACCAGTGCAATTGATCTCAGGAATAGAAGATGAAGAAGAAGCAAAAGAAATCGtcagtattttaaaaaacagATGCCCAAGTTTTGTCCAAGACGAGGAAGGGAACGATTTGCCGGACGACCAGATATATACTTGTTGCTCACCTGATCAAATTATCAAGTTGTCAGAAGGATTAACTTTCGCCGAGGGGGTTCTTGGACGTTGCCCAACATGTTTAAGAAATTTCGCGAGACAGGTCTGCGAAATGACTTGTGCTGTAGATCAATCACGGTTTATGGACGTATACACACTAAAGGGGACAAATGATATCGAATACGTAAATGAAATAGATTACAGAGTGCATAGTGATTTCATGTTGGGAGCCCATGCGTCATGCGCCGGGGTCATAGTGCCTCAGTCTGGGTTACCAGCCATAAATCTCATGTGCGGGAATGCAGTAGTTTGTGACGCAGATGCTTGGTTTGGTTTTATTGGTGATGCTGATGCTAATTATATGACACCATTGCAAATAAATTTTCTAAGGAAAAACTCTACGGAAGATACAATGAACAAACGTGCTTTACCGTGCAATGAAACATTTGATGAAGACCTACCGTGTAGTTGTGTGGATTGTGGGGCTGTGTGCCCGATAGGAACTGAACCAGTTGTCCTTGATATTTGTACAGTTTTGTCCGTTCATTGTATTGGATTTTCTGTAGGAGTAGTATTTTTCGTAATAACtactataatttttatattcttagcTTTTAAAGACAGACGTTCAtcacttataaataaatctaaggAATCGAAAGAAGGGAAACCGGACGTCAACAAGTTAACTCTtatgtttcaaaaaatatttggaaccATTGGGAGAATTTCTGCTAGTCACCCCGTGATAGTAATTATGGTTACTACTTGGATCGGTTTCTCAATGTTCTTTGGCTTATTAAGCCTTAATTTAACAGCAAATCCTTTAGAACTTTGGTCTGCCCCAGATTCTCGAAGTCGCCATGAACTTGAATATTTCAACAGTCGATTTGGTCCGTTTTACCGCGCTGCACAAGTTTTCTTAACATTCGATCTGGATCCATTTGAAGTTAATAACGTTACCTACGGGCCTGCATTCAGGCTAGAAGCATTAGAAGAGCTTGTTAGACTGGAAAAGGCTATAATTGATATAGGTCGAGATAATGGGGGTGTAGTTTTAGAAGACGTGTGTTATGCTCCCCTTACAGTTCGAGGTCAAAAAACAACTCTCGACCAATGTGCTATTATGTCTGCAACTGTTTATCTAGGTAATGACCAGTATGATATTAATAATGCCACTTATCTTGGAATTATTCAAAACTGTATTAATAATCATTACGCTTTGAATTGCTTGGCATCATGGGGTGGAGGTTCCATCCCTGAACTCACATTCGGAGGCTATGACGGCAACGAAATATTAAGTGCAACCACCTTAGTCATTAACATACCGATTACCAATTATCTTCTAGCAGAAGACTTGCAGCCTGTTCTAGAATGGGAAGCAAAATTTCTCGAGCTTTTAGAGCACTATAACGAGAACCTGAAACCAGACTATGTGGTCGTGTCTTATGGTACAGAAAGATCAATCGAAGACGAGATTCAAAGAGTTTCTGTTGCAGAAGCCGTCCCTATCGCAATCAGCTATGTCCTGATGTTTATATATGTTGTACTTGCTCTAGGAAACGTGAGGTCTTTTAAAACGTGGTTCATTGACAGTAAATTCACAGTCGCTGTATGTAGTGTTGTTGTAGTAATTTTAGCGATATTTTGTTCGATGGGTACAATGGGGTATGCGAATGTTACGCTTACACTACTTGCTATCAATGTCATAccgtttttcattttatcaataGGTATTGACAACGTTTTTCTTATGATTAATACTTTACATGACatcaaaagtaatttgaaaTCGTTAGaaggttttaatgaaaacttaagtactgataagaaaacaaaaatggtaTTTGAGGAAATGATGCGCAGGGTCGGTCCATCGATGTTTGTTTCTTCTGTAACACAAATAACTTGTTTCGCTGTCGGCAGCCTGACTAATTTCCCAGCTGTTGTGACATTTGCGATATTCGCATCTATTTCACTGggttatttattcgtttttcaaGTGACCACAGTTGTTGCTATACTTGCCATTGATTACAAACGAGCAGCTCAGAATAGATTTGACATTCTGTGTTGCATTCGAAAGAAAATACTGGATGATGAAAGCCCGTTGCATTCTGAGACTTCCTACAAAGGTATCACTCAAAGATTAATGGAACCATACTCAAAATTCCTTCTGAATTGGCGTGTGAAAATCATAGTAGCGATTTTATTTATGGCAATGGTATCTATAAGTGTTATGCTTATTCCTCAACTTGAAATTGGATTGGACCAAGAATACTCGTTACCTAGAGATTCCTACGTATATACCTACCTTCAGTCAGTTAACAGTCTTTTGAAACTTGGGCCACCGGTGTTTTTTGTTCTCAAGAGTGGATTAAACTTTTCTGATCCGGTTCATCAAAACGTAATTTGTGGTGGACAACTTTGTAGCGATGACTCGTTGAccactcaaatatttttggcaTCTCAACACAGCGAGATAACGTACATAGCTTCGAGTTCGAATTCGTGGTTAGATGATTTCATTGATTGGAGTAATTTATACGGCGGTTGTTGTAAATATAACACTACAAACAATGGATTCTGCCAAAGTACAGACAATTCAACAGAGTGTTCGTATTGTGTCATTGAGAAGTCAGATTATGCAAATGGCCAATTGCGACCAAACAAGGAATCTTTCCAAAGATACATTCCATTCTTTTTGCAAGATGCGCCCACTGTTGATTGTAACAAAGGAGGCTTAGCCAGTTATTCAGCCTCTGTTAATTACGAACTTAACGCAGATGGCCTTGCTTCCGTCCAGGACACTAACTTCATGGCTTACCATACCTCCCTGGCTACTTCGAAAGATTACATAACTGCTATTAAATATGCATATGAAATCAGTGATAACATTACTTCTGCAATTAAACTTCACACAGGCTTAGATGTTGAAGTATTTCcgtattctgttttttttgtttatttcgagCAATATCTGACGATGTGGGGAGATACTTTCACGACTATATCATACAGTTTTATTGGTGCCCTGGTACTCAATCTATTGGCGTCTGGTTTTAATCTACTGACAACTTTTGCAGTAATGTTTACTGCAATTCTTGTCGTGCTAAACATGATGGGCATCATGTACATTTGGAGTATTCCTCTTAATGCCGTGTCTTGTGTCAATTTGATTGTATCCATTGGTATAGCTGTTGAATTCTGCAGCCACATCGCTTATGCTTATAGCACAAGTAGGCTCCAGGGGAGAGATAGAGTAGCGGATGCCATCCAATCAGTAGGAGCTACAGTCATCACCGGTATCACGTTCACGAATATTCCGATTATCGTATTAGCATTTTCTTACACGCAGCTGATAgaagtatttttctttagaatGTTCTTCAGTTTGGTCATACTTGGATTCTTACATGGGATGGTATTCTTCCCAGTTTTCTTGTGTTATTTAGATAGTACATTTAAACAGTAA